One segment of Mycolicibacterium baixiangningiae DNA contains the following:
- a CDS encoding class I SAM-dependent methyltransferase — translation MARSDADSWDLASSVGATATMVAAARAVASRGPDALIDDPYAEPLVRAVGVDYFVKLLDGEITLEADNSAMLAVMTDVMAVRTRFFDDFFLESGVQQAVILASGLDARAYRLSWPAGTVVYEIDQPEVIEFKTRTLAGIGASPATELRTVAVDLRDDWPAALRAHGFDDTTPTAWIAEGLLIYLPPEAQDRLFDNITALSAPGSRLATEYHPDAGARIGAASARMSEEWRRHGLDLDMADLFYDGERNPVVDYLQARGWDVSARSRPDMFAHYGRPFPTGEQVEALRQSLAVTATKS, via the coding sequence ATGGCACGCAGCGATGCCGACAGCTGGGATCTGGCGTCCAGCGTGGGGGCGACCGCGACCATGGTCGCCGCGGCCCGCGCCGTGGCGAGCCGCGGACCCGACGCGCTGATCGACGACCCGTACGCCGAACCTCTCGTCCGCGCGGTGGGCGTGGACTACTTCGTCAAGCTGCTCGACGGTGAGATCACCCTCGAGGCGGACAACAGCGCGATGCTGGCGGTGATGACCGACGTCATGGCGGTGCGCACCCGGTTCTTCGACGACTTCTTCCTCGAGTCGGGTGTGCAGCAGGCGGTCATCCTGGCATCCGGCCTGGACGCCCGCGCCTATCGGTTGTCGTGGCCTGCAGGCACGGTCGTTTACGAAATCGACCAGCCCGAGGTCATCGAGTTCAAGACCCGCACACTAGCCGGCATCGGAGCCTCCCCCGCCACCGAACTCCGCACCGTGGCCGTGGACCTTCGCGACGACTGGCCCGCTGCGCTGCGCGCCCACGGTTTCGACGACACGACCCCGACCGCGTGGATCGCCGAGGGGCTGTTGATCTATCTGCCGCCCGAGGCGCAGGACCGGTTGTTCGACAACATCACCGCACTGTCGGCGCCCGGCAGCCGGCTGGCCACCGAGTACCACCCGGATGCGGGCGCGCGGATCGGCGCGGCTTCCGCGCGCATGAGCGAGGAGTGGCGGCGCCACGGCCTCGACCTCGACATGGCCGACCTGTTCTACGACGGTGAGCGCAACCCGGTCGTCGACTACCTGCAGGCCCGCGGCTGGGACGTGAGCGCCCGCAGCAGGCCGGACATGTTCGCCCATTACGGGCGTCCCTTCCCCACCGGCGAGCAGGTCGAGGCGTTACGCCAGTCGCTCGCCGTGACCGCGACCAAGAGTTAG
- the sppA gene encoding signal peptide peptidase SppA produces MFAFLPGIPGADDVRALVRRVDTARHKGIPNGCVLELDLMSVPPETSGFDPLAMISAGGRPMVLRQAVAAIQRASEDDRVAGLIARVQIPAAPAAPVQELREAIAAFSAVKPSVAWAETYPGTLSYYLASAFREVWMQPSGTVGLVGFATSALFLRDALDKAGIQAQFTARGEYKSAANLFTQDRYTDPHREADSRLIESLNQQVLTGVAESRNLDPADVDALADKAPLLRDDAVTGGLVDRIGFRDEAYARIIELTGAEGISPETGDADGPDAPPRLFLSRYARATAPGAGPSIAGRKAKPTIAVVTLHGPIVSGRGGPGLSPLGNSSAGGDTIAAALREAAADTDVSAIVLRVESPGGSVTGSETIWREVLRARKGGTPVVASMGAVAASGGYYVSMGADAIVANPGTITGSIGVVTGKLVARELKDRLGVGSDSVRTNANADAWSPNSPFTDEQQAHVEAEADLFYTDFVERVAAGRGLSVDDVAEVARGRVWTGADAKERGLVDELGGLRTAVDRAKVLAGLEPDADVRIVGYPGSSLLDMLRPKQSSQPAVASLPDALGVLVGRSVVNLIDHAERSVSGVSAMWFGDYRF; encoded by the coding sequence ATGTTCGCCTTCTTACCCGGCATCCCCGGCGCCGACGATGTGCGTGCCCTGGTCCGGCGGGTCGACACCGCCCGACACAAAGGCATCCCCAACGGCTGCGTGCTCGAACTCGACCTCATGTCGGTTCCGCCGGAGACCAGCGGATTCGACCCCCTGGCGATGATCTCGGCGGGCGGACGCCCCATGGTGCTGCGCCAGGCCGTCGCGGCCATCCAGCGCGCCAGCGAAGACGACCGCGTCGCCGGCTTGATCGCGCGTGTGCAGATTCCCGCGGCACCCGCGGCGCCGGTCCAGGAGCTGCGCGAGGCCATCGCCGCCTTCAGCGCCGTGAAGCCCTCGGTGGCGTGGGCCGAGACCTACCCCGGCACTCTGTCCTACTATCTGGCCTCCGCGTTCCGCGAAGTGTGGATGCAGCCGTCCGGCACCGTCGGCCTCGTCGGCTTCGCCACCAGTGCGCTGTTCCTGCGCGACGCGCTCGACAAGGCCGGCATTCAGGCGCAGTTCACCGCTCGCGGTGAGTACAAATCCGCCGCAAATCTTTTCACCCAGGACCGCTACACCGACCCGCACCGCGAGGCGGACAGCCGACTGATCGAGAGCCTGAACCAGCAGGTGCTGACCGGCGTCGCCGAATCCCGCAACCTGGACCCGGCCGACGTCGACGCGTTGGCCGACAAGGCCCCACTACTCCGCGACGACGCAGTGACCGGCGGCCTGGTCGACCGCATCGGCTTCCGCGACGAGGCGTACGCACGGATCATCGAACTCACCGGCGCCGAAGGCATTTCGCCCGAGACCGGCGACGCTGACGGTCCCGACGCGCCTCCCCGGCTGTTCCTGTCCCGCTACGCACGCGCCACCGCTCCCGGTGCGGGCCCGTCGATCGCCGGCCGGAAAGCGAAACCGACCATCGCGGTGGTCACCCTGCACGGACCGATTGTCAGCGGCCGCGGCGGGCCCGGCCTGTCTCCGCTCGGCAACTCCAGCGCGGGAGGCGACACCATCGCCGCCGCCCTGCGCGAAGCCGCTGCCGACACGGACGTCTCGGCGATCGTGCTGCGGGTCGAGAGCCCCGGCGGCTCGGTCACCGGTTCGGAGACGATCTGGCGCGAGGTGTTGCGGGCCCGCAAGGGCGGCACACCGGTGGTCGCATCGATGGGTGCGGTCGCCGCTTCGGGCGGTTACTACGTCTCGATGGGTGCCGATGCGATCGTCGCCAACCCGGGCACCATCACCGGATCGATCGGCGTGGTGACCGGCAAGCTGGTCGCCCGCGAACTCAAGGACCGTCTTGGTGTGGGTTCGGATTCGGTGCGCACTAACGCCAATGCCGATGCGTGGTCGCCCAATTCGCCGTTCACCGACGAACAGCAGGCCCACGTCGAAGCCGAGGCCGATCTGTTCTACACCGATTTCGTGGAGCGGGTCGCCGCGGGGCGTGGTCTGTCCGTGGATGACGTCGCCGAGGTGGCGCGGGGCCGGGTCTGGACGGGCGCCGACGCCAAGGAGCGGGGTCTGGTCGACGAACTCGGCGGGTTGCGCACCGCCGTCGACCGCGCCAAGGTGCTGGCCGGCCTCGAACCGGACGCGGACGTTCGCATCGTCGGATACCCTGGCTCGTCGCTGCTGGACATGCTGCGCCCGAAGCAGTCCTCGCAGCCTGCGGTGGCGTCCCTGCCGGATGCGCTCGGCGTGCTGGTCGGCCGGTCCGTGGTGAACCTCATCGACCACGCCGAACGGTCGGTGAGCGGCGTCAGCGCAATGTGGTTCGGGGACTACCGGTTCTGA
- the secY gene encoding preprotein translocase subunit SecY: MLSAFISSLRTADLRRKILFTLGVVLLYRAGASLPSPGVNYPNVQECIAQVSGGDSGQIYSLINLFSGGALLQLSVFAVGVMPYITASIIVQLLTVVIPRFEQLRKEGQSGQAKMTQYTRYLAVALAVLQSTSIVALAANGGLLQGCALDIIDDQAIFSLLVIVLVMTAGATLVMWMGELVTERGIGNGMSLLIFASIAAAMPGEGKSILDSRGGMVFTLVCVAALIIIIGVVFVEQGQRRIPVQYAKRMVGRRMYGGTSTYLPLKVNQAGVIPVIFASSLIYIPHLITQLIQSGSSNPGTGWWERIVAEYLTDPSSPWYISLYFALIIFFTYFYVSITFNPDERADEMKKFGGFIPGIRPGKPTADYLRYVLSRITLPGSIYLGVIAVLPNLFLQIGNTGAVQNLPFGGTAVLIMIGVGLDTVKQIESQLMQRNYEGFLK, from the coding sequence GTGCTTTCGGCTTTCATCTCGTCGCTGCGGACGGCCGACCTGAGGCGCAAGATCCTCTTCACGCTGGGTGTCGTCCTGCTCTACCGGGCCGGCGCCTCACTGCCGTCCCCCGGTGTGAACTACCCCAACGTCCAGGAGTGCATCGCGCAGGTCAGCGGTGGCGATTCGGGTCAGATCTATTCGCTGATCAACCTGTTCTCCGGCGGGGCGCTGCTCCAGCTGTCGGTGTTCGCTGTCGGGGTCATGCCCTACATCACCGCCAGCATCATCGTGCAGTTGCTGACCGTGGTGATCCCGCGGTTCGAGCAGCTGCGCAAGGAGGGCCAGTCCGGCCAGGCCAAGATGACGCAGTACACGCGTTACCTGGCGGTCGCGCTGGCCGTGCTGCAGTCGACCAGCATCGTGGCGCTCGCCGCCAACGGCGGGCTGCTGCAGGGCTGCGCCCTCGACATCATCGACGACCAGGCGATCTTCTCGCTCCTCGTCATCGTGCTGGTGATGACCGCAGGCGCCACGCTGGTCATGTGGATGGGTGAGCTGGTCACCGAGCGCGGTATCGGCAACGGTATGTCGCTGCTGATCTTCGCGAGCATCGCCGCGGCCATGCCGGGTGAGGGCAAGTCGATCCTGGACAGCCGCGGTGGCATGGTGTTCACGCTGGTCTGCGTCGCCGCCCTGATCATCATCATCGGCGTCGTGTTCGTCGAACAGGGGCAGCGCCGCATCCCGGTGCAGTACGCCAAGCGCATGGTCGGCCGGCGGATGTACGGCGGCACCTCGACCTACCTGCCGCTGAAGGTCAACCAGGCCGGCGTCATCCCGGTCATTTTCGCCTCGTCGCTGATCTACATCCCGCACCTGATCACGCAGTTGATCCAGAGCGGCAGCTCCAATCCGGGCACCGGCTGGTGGGAACGCATCGTCGCGGAGTACCTGACCGACCCGAGCAGCCCCTGGTACATCTCGCTCTACTTCGCGCTGATCATCTTCTTCACGTACTTCTACGTGTCCATCACGTTCAACCCGGACGAGCGGGCGGACGAGATGAAGAAGTTCGGTGGCTTCATCCCCGGAATCAGGCCGGGTAAGCCGACCGCCGACTACCTCCGCTACGTGCTGAGCCGGATCACCCTGCCGGGCTCGATCTACCTCGGTGTGATCGCCGTGCTGCCCAACCTGTTCCTCCAGATCGGGAACACCGGCGCCGTCCAGAACCTGCCGTTCGGCGGCACCGCGGTGCTGATCATGATCGGCGTGGGTCTGGACACCGTGAAGCAGATCGAGAGCCAGCTGATGCAGCGCAACTACGAAGGCTTCCTGAAGTGA
- a CDS encoding SAM-dependent methyltransferase produces MARTENDTWDLASSVGATATMVAAARAVASRAPGAVIDDPFAEPLVRAVGVDFFTRLATGDIKAADLDPDATGGAGNMDRFADGMAARTRFFDDFFSDAADAGVRQAVILASGLDSRAYRLSWPAGTVVFEIDQPDVITFKTDTLARLGALPTADRRTVPVDLRDDWIGALDAAGFDRTKPAAWIAEGLFGYLPPEAQDRLLDQITEISPAGSRVAAEGVVTPVDIDEDVLRERMRAASDQWRQFGFDLDFSELVYTGERAEVAEYLSARGWQTDSITATDLLVKCGLQSAEHGSANFADVRYVTAIR; encoded by the coding sequence ATGGCACGCACCGAAAACGACACGTGGGATCTGGCCTCCAGCGTCGGAGCGACCGCCACGATGGTGGCCGCGGCGCGGGCGGTGGCCAGCAGGGCGCCGGGCGCGGTGATCGACGATCCGTTCGCCGAACCACTGGTGCGCGCGGTGGGCGTGGACTTCTTCACGCGTCTCGCCACCGGCGACATCAAGGCCGCCGACCTCGACCCGGACGCCACCGGCGGCGCAGGCAACATGGACCGCTTCGCCGACGGGATGGCTGCGCGCACCCGGTTCTTCGACGACTTCTTCTCCGACGCCGCCGACGCCGGAGTCCGGCAGGCGGTCATCCTGGCCTCCGGACTGGATTCCCGCGCCTACCGGTTGTCCTGGCCGGCGGGCACCGTGGTGTTCGAGATCGACCAGCCCGACGTCATCACCTTCAAGACCGACACCCTCGCCCGCCTCGGCGCACTTCCGACCGCGGACCGCCGGACGGTTCCGGTGGATCTGCGCGACGACTGGATCGGCGCGCTGGACGCCGCCGGGTTCGACCGCACCAAACCGGCCGCCTGGATCGCCGAGGGTCTGTTCGGATACCTGCCGCCCGAGGCGCAGGACCGTCTGCTCGACCAGATCACCGAGATCAGCCCGGCCGGGAGCCGCGTCGCCGCCGAGGGTGTGGTCACCCCCGTCGACATCGACGAGGACGTGTTGCGTGAACGCATGCGAGCCGCCAGCGACCAGTGGCGCCAGTTCGGATTCGATCTCGACTTCTCGGAGCTGGTCTATACCGGTGAGCGCGCCGAGGTGGCCGAGTACCTGAGCGCCAGGGGCTGGCAGACCGACAGCATCACCGCCACCGACCTGTTGGTGAAATGCGGACTGCAGTCGGCCGAGCACGGCAGCGCCAACTTCGCCGACGTCCGCTACGTCACCGCGATCAGGTAG
- a CDS encoding class I SAM-dependent methyltransferase — translation MPRTEGDTWDLASSVGSTATGVAASRALATKQPDPLINDPFADPLVKAVGLEHCNRLADGERHVEGHPMLDNQRACEQIAVRTRFFDDFFTEAGAAGIRQAVILASGLDTRAYRLEWPAGTVVFEVDQPRVIEFKTRTLAGLGASPAADLRTVGIDLRDDWPTALRAAGFDPSAPTAWIAEGLLIYLPPEAQDRLFDNIIALSAPGSRIATEHMDFGDSANAWLDRVSEWSKSSGSDVDLRDLFYTGERTPAGTYLAERGWDIAVRTTAQAYAANGFEYPEELATLAADSGYLTATLK, via the coding sequence GTGCCACGCACCGAAGGCGACACCTGGGATCTGGCGTCCAGCGTCGGCTCGACGGCGACCGGCGTCGCCGCGTCGCGCGCACTGGCGACCAAGCAGCCCGATCCGCTGATCAACGACCCGTTCGCCGATCCGCTGGTGAAAGCCGTCGGCCTGGAGCACTGCAATCGGCTGGCCGACGGCGAACGCCACGTCGAGGGTCACCCGATGCTGGACAACCAGCGCGCCTGCGAACAGATCGCGGTCCGGACGCGCTTCTTCGACGACTTCTTCACCGAGGCAGGCGCGGCGGGCATCCGCCAGGCGGTGATCCTGGCATCCGGGCTCGACACCCGCGCCTACCGGCTGGAGTGGCCGGCGGGCACCGTCGTGTTCGAGGTGGATCAGCCTCGGGTCATCGAGTTCAAGACCCGCACGCTGGCCGGCCTGGGGGCCTCCCCCGCCGCCGACCTCCGCACCGTGGGGATCGACCTGCGCGACGACTGGCCGACGGCGCTGCGGGCCGCGGGATTCGATCCGAGTGCCCCCACGGCGTGGATTGCGGAGGGGTTGTTGATCTACCTTCCGCCCGAGGCGCAGGACCGGCTGTTCGACAACATCATCGCGCTGTCCGCTCCTGGCAGCAGGATCGCCACCGAGCACATGGATTTCGGAGATTCGGCCAACGCCTGGCTGGACCGGGTCAGCGAGTGGTCCAAGAGTTCCGGCTCCGATGTGGACCTGCGGGACCTGTTCTACACCGGCGAACGCACACCAGCAGGCACCTACCTGGCCGAACGCGGCTGGGACATCGCCGTGCGGACCACGGCGCAGGCGTACGCTGCCAACGGATTCGAGTATCCCGAGGAGCTCGCCACCCTGGCCGCCGACTCGGGGTATCTGACCGCGACACTGAAGTGA
- a CDS encoding HNH endonuclease signature motif containing protein, which produces MFDGSLPEIGAFSALSDAEIVAASAGWGRVESAAAARKLAAMAEVFRRRTGIDDAEERENWFIDPETSVLSELAAAHHITDRLASTQTQRGVLLANRFPHVAALFEAGLISDLLIRAIVYRTYLITDPDAMAAVDAALAEQVTCWGPKSQAKTEEAIDALVEIHDPAALRRREPATHTRDLQFGTITDAAGMMTVYARMYSPDGVALEQHVEDLARTVCPDDPRTLKERRNDAFAALSTGQPLRCECDNPDCPATTPDRPAPTVVIHLITTEEALAAAQARSAEKDTEDDSAAEDPEPAEPVDPIEPVDPDDAVCEDEPTGAEPVGEEPDAEPQQGFSAECKPADLDPAPTPQPSPTPAAAFVIGGGVLSPVVLPAFLDRAKLRQLQHPGDAPPEPRHDPSTALQDFVRCRDLTCRFPGCDKPAYVTDIDHTVPYPAGPTCASNLKCLCRKHHLLKTFWTGKTGWHDEQLPDGTVIWTAPNGQTHITQPGSALLFPTLCTPTAPIPKITKAPTPHSGVNMPKRRRSRAKDRAYRIDIERRLNDAFVAERTKPPPF; this is translated from the coding sequence ATGTTCGATGGTTCGTTACCCGAGATCGGGGCCTTCTCCGCGTTGAGTGACGCGGAAATCGTCGCCGCCTCCGCCGGGTGGGGACGCGTCGAATCCGCCGCCGCCGCCCGCAAGCTCGCCGCGATGGCCGAAGTGTTCCGCCGCCGCACCGGCATCGACGACGCCGAAGAGCGGGAGAACTGGTTCATCGACCCCGAAACCTCGGTCCTGAGTGAACTGGCCGCCGCCCACCACATCACCGACCGACTCGCCTCAACCCAAACCCAACGCGGAGTCCTGCTCGCCAACCGATTCCCCCACGTCGCCGCACTCTTTGAAGCCGGCCTGATCAGCGACCTGTTGATCCGCGCCATCGTCTACCGCACCTACCTGATCACCGACCCCGACGCCATGGCCGCCGTGGACGCCGCCCTGGCCGAGCAAGTCACCTGCTGGGGACCCAAATCCCAGGCCAAGACCGAAGAAGCCATCGACGCCCTGGTCGAAATCCACGACCCCGCCGCCCTGCGCCGCCGCGAACCCGCCACCCACACCCGCGACCTGCAATTCGGCACCATCACCGATGCCGCCGGGATGATGACCGTCTACGCCCGCATGTACAGCCCCGACGGTGTCGCCCTCGAACAACACGTCGAAGACCTGGCCCGCACCGTATGCCCCGATGACCCCCGCACCCTCAAAGAACGCCGCAACGACGCCTTCGCCGCCCTGTCCACCGGACAGCCGCTGCGCTGCGAATGCGACAACCCCGACTGCCCCGCCACCACCCCCGACCGCCCCGCCCCCACCGTCGTCATCCACCTCATCACCACCGAAGAAGCCCTCGCCGCCGCACAGGCCCGTAGCGCTGAAAAGGACACCGAGGACGATTCCGCGGCCGAAGACCCCGAACCTGCCGAGCCTGTCGATCCTATCGAGCCTGTCGATCCGGATGACGCCGTGTGCGAGGACGAGCCGACCGGCGCGGAGCCCGTTGGCGAGGAGCCCGACGCCGAGCCGCAACAAGGGTTTTCGGCCGAGTGCAAGCCGGCCGACCTCGACCCTGCACCCACGCCACAGCCCTCTCCCACTCCCGCAGCGGCGTTCGTCATCGGTGGCGGGGTGTTGAGCCCGGTGGTGCTGCCCGCCTTCCTCGACCGCGCCAAGCTCCGTCAGCTCCAACACCCCGGCGACGCTCCCCCCGAACCCCGCCACGACCCCTCCACAGCACTCCAGGACTTCGTGCGCTGCCGCGATCTGACCTGCCGCTTCCCCGGCTGCGACAAACCCGCTTACGTGACCGACATCGACCACACCGTGCCCTATCCGGCCGGGCCCACGTGCGCGTCCAATCTCAAATGTTTATGCCGAAAACACCACTTACTCAAGACTTTCTGGACCGGCAAAACCGGCTGGCACGACGAACAACTCCCCGACGGCACCGTCATCTGGACCGCACCCAACGGTCAAACCCACATCACCCAACCCGGCAGCGCACTGCTGTTCCCCACCCTGTGCACCCCCACCGCGCCCATCCCGAAGATCACCAAGGCGCCGACACCCCACAGCGGCGTCAACATGCCCAAACGCCGCCGCAGCCGAGCCAAAGACCGCGCCTACCGCATCGACATCGAACGCCGCCTCAACGACGCCTTCGTCGCCGAACGCACCAAACCCCCACCCTTCTGA
- a CDS encoding class I SAM-dependent methyltransferase, with product MARSEGDSWDLASSVGATATMVAAGRAVASRDPRGLIDDPFAAPLVRAVGIEFFTKVADGDFDMAALDPSNAGSMQARIDEMALRTRFFDDYFLESTAAGVRQVVILASGLDSRAYRLPWPDGTVVYEIDQPAVIEFKTTTLAGIGAEPTAELRTVAMDLREDWPAALRAAGFDTSAPTAWCAEGLLIYLPPEAQDLLFDNITALSAAGSTVATEYVPGIREFDAEKARAATAQMREFGLDLDMPSLIYHGERAHVMEYLTSLGWEMTGLPRADLFAKHGVPMVEHDNDPLGEIVYVSGEFQNR from the coding sequence ATGGCCCGCTCCGAAGGCGACAGCTGGGATCTGGCGTCGAGCGTCGGTGCGACGGCCACCATGGTGGCGGCGGGCCGGGCGGTCGCGAGCCGGGATCCGCGAGGCCTGATCGACGATCCCTTCGCCGCGCCGCTGGTGCGCGCGGTCGGTATCGAATTCTTCACCAAGGTCGCCGACGGAGACTTCGACATGGCCGCGCTCGATCCGTCCAACGCGGGCTCGATGCAGGCCAGGATCGACGAGATGGCCTTGCGTACCAGGTTTTTCGACGACTACTTCCTCGAGTCGACGGCAGCCGGGGTGCGTCAGGTGGTGATCCTGGCGTCTGGTCTCGACTCTCGTGCCTACCGGCTGCCGTGGCCCGACGGCACGGTGGTCTACGAGATCGACCAGCCGGCAGTGATCGAGTTCAAGACGACGACGCTGGCGGGTATCGGCGCGGAGCCGACGGCCGAGTTGCGCACCGTCGCGATGGATCTGCGGGAGGACTGGCCGGCCGCGCTGCGAGCCGCCGGCTTCGACACCTCGGCGCCGACGGCGTGGTGCGCCGAAGGGCTGCTCATCTACCTGCCGCCCGAGGCGCAGGATCTGTTGTTCGACAACATCACCGCACTGAGCGCGGCGGGCAGCACCGTGGCCACCGAATACGTGCCGGGCATCAGGGAATTCGACGCCGAGAAGGCCAGAGCGGCGACGGCGCAGATGCGCGAGTTCGGGCTGGATCTCGATATGCCGTCGCTGATCTACCACGGTGAGCGCGCGCACGTCATGGAATACCTGACGTCACTCGGCTGGGAGATGACCGGATTACCGCGTGCCGACCTGTTCGCCAAGCACGGAGTGCCGATGGTGGAGCACGACAACGATCCGCTCGGCGAGATCGTGTACGTCAGCGGCGAGTTTCAGAACCGGTAG
- the map gene encoding type I methionyl aminopeptidase, producing the protein MAGLKLRRTKVVDQRTPAELDAMAAAGALVAAALSAVRDAAAPGVSTKDLDAIAESVIRDGGGTPSFLGYHGFPASICSSVNDRVVHGIPSAAETLAAGDLVSIDCGAILDGWHGDSAITFGVGALIPVDEALSAATRESMEAGIAAMVPGNRLTDVSHAIERGTRAAEARYQRAFGIVDGYGGHGIGRQMHMDPFLPNEGAPGRGPHLAPGSVLAIEPMLTLGTTKTIVLEDEWTVVTADGSRAAHWEHTVAVTDDGPRILTLPGV; encoded by the coding sequence GTGGCCGGCCTGAAGCTGCGCAGGACCAAGGTCGTCGACCAGCGCACCCCCGCCGAACTGGACGCGATGGCCGCTGCGGGCGCGCTGGTGGCCGCAGCGCTGAGCGCGGTGCGTGACGCCGCTGCACCGGGCGTGAGCACCAAAGACCTCGACGCAATCGCCGAATCGGTCATCCGCGACGGCGGCGGCACCCCGTCCTTCCTCGGCTACCACGGCTTCCCCGCCAGCATCTGCTCCTCGGTCAACGATCGCGTCGTCCACGGCATCCCGTCGGCCGCAGAGACCCTGGCCGCCGGCGATCTGGTGTCCATCGACTGCGGCGCGATCCTCGACGGCTGGCACGGCGACTCGGCGATCACCTTCGGCGTCGGCGCGCTCATCCCCGTCGACGAAGCCCTGTCCGCGGCCACCCGGGAGTCCATGGAGGCCGGGATCGCCGCGATGGTGCCCGGCAACCGCCTGACCGACGTCTCCCACGCCATCGAGAGGGGCACCCGCGCCGCCGAGGCGCGCTACCAGCGGGCCTTCGGCATCGTCGACGGTTACGGCGGCCACGGCATCGGCAGGCAGATGCACATGGACCCGTTCCTGCCGAACGAAGGCGCCCCCGGCCGCGGCCCACACCTGGCCCCCGGTTCGGTCCTGGCGATCGAGCCGATGCTCACCCTCGGCACGACGAAGACGATCGTGCTCGAGGACGAATGGACAGTCGTCACCGCGGACGGTTCGCGCGCGGCGCACTGGGAGCACACTGTGGCGGTCACCGACGACGGGCCGCGCATCCTCACCCTCCCCGGGGTCTGA
- a CDS encoding adenylate kinase produces the protein MRIVLLGPPGAGKGTQAAKLAEKLGIPHISTGDLFRDNIAGETELGVEAKRYLDAGDLVPSSLTNALVEDRIGQDDAKDGFILDGYPRSVEQAEALNDMLEARNLTLDAVLEFRVSEDELLQRLKGRGRADDTEQIILNRMKVYRDETAPLLDHYRDELKTVEAVGSMDEVFARALQALGR, from the coding sequence GTGAGAATCGTTTTGCTCGGCCCTCCGGGCGCGGGGAAAGGCACGCAGGCTGCGAAGCTGGCCGAGAAGCTGGGGATCCCGCACATCTCGACAGGCGACCTCTTCCGCGACAACATCGCAGGCGAGACCGAACTCGGAGTCGAGGCCAAGCGGTATCTCGACGCCGGTGACCTCGTCCCGAGCAGCCTCACGAACGCGCTGGTCGAGGATCGAATCGGCCAGGACGACGCCAAAGACGGTTTCATCCTCGACGGCTACCCCCGCTCGGTCGAACAGGCCGAAGCGCTCAACGACATGCTCGAAGCCCGCAACCTGACCCTCGACGCGGTGCTGGAGTTCCGCGTCTCCGAGGACGAACTGCTGCAGCGGCTCAAGGGCCGTGGCCGCGCCGACGACACCGAACAGATCATCCTCAACAGGATGAAGGTCTACCGCGACGAGACCGCCCCGCTGCTCGATCACTACCGCGACGAGCTCAAGACCGTCGAAGCCGTCGGATCCATGGACGAGGTGTTCGCCCGGGCGTTGCAGGCGCTGGGTCGCTGA
- a CDS encoding LLM class flavin-dependent oxidoreductase has protein sequence MRFSISIPQRHPDGFDADGVKSYLTRAEELGFEGGWVLEQPIGPTPLIAPLEMLAYAAACTTRLRLGVGVLVSSLHDPLQLAASVTAVDRLSHGRLDVGVAPGGGRRKFAAFGVAPETFVGYFTEGLELMKAAWSDDPRVTFHGRFRDVADLPIQPKPVQRPHPPIWFGANAPAALARAVRHGDAFLGAGSSTTANFAEAVRVVRREIDEQRRDATRFSIGKRVYLMVDDDASRARERVIAGLRRIYGDMAGIDEVPVAGTPDDVARGLREVIDAGAQMVLCNPVGATVAEDREQMERLAAEVLPQLG, from the coding sequence GTGCGGTTCTCGATCTCGATCCCCCAGCGCCATCCCGACGGCTTCGACGCTGACGGCGTGAAGAGCTATCTCACGCGGGCCGAGGAGCTGGGGTTCGAAGGCGGCTGGGTGTTGGAGCAGCCGATCGGGCCGACACCGCTGATCGCGCCGCTGGAGATGCTGGCGTACGCGGCGGCGTGTACGACCCGTCTGCGGCTCGGCGTGGGGGTGTTGGTGTCCTCGCTGCACGACCCGCTGCAGTTGGCGGCGTCGGTGACCGCGGTCGACCGGCTCAGTCACGGACGGCTGGACGTCGGGGTGGCGCCGGGTGGTGGGCGGCGGAAGTTCGCGGCGTTCGGGGTGGCGCCGGAGACGTTCGTCGGTTACTTCACCGAGGGGCTGGAACTGATGAAGGCGGCGTGGTCGGATGACCCGCGGGTGACGTTCCACGGGCGGTTCCGCGATGTCGCCGATCTGCCGATCCAACCGAAACCGGTGCAACGCCCACATCCGCCGATCTGGTTCGGCGCCAACGCTCCTGCGGCACTGGCCCGTGCGGTGCGACACGGTGACGCGTTCCTGGGCGCCGGCTCGTCGACGACAGCGAACTTCGCCGAGGCGGTGCGCGTCGTGCGCCGGGAGATCGACGAACAGCGCAGGGATGCAACACGATTCAGCATCGGCAAGCGGGTGTATCTGATGGTCGACGACGACGCGTCGCGCGCGAGGGAGCGGGTGATCGCAGGGCTGCGACGCATCTACGGCGACATGGCTGGTATCGACGAAGTCCCGGTAGCCGGCACGCCGGATGACGTGGCCCGGGGATTGCGGGAGGTGATCGACGCCGGTGCACAGATGGTGCTGTGCAACCCCGTCGGCGCGACCGTCGCCGAGGACCGTGAGCAGATGGAACGCCTGGCCGCCGAGGTGCTTCCGCAGCTCGGCTGA